A window of Acinetobacter sp. TR3 contains these coding sequences:
- a CDS encoding O-antigen ligase family protein, which translates to MSFLVIKKKSIISFLFFISYFFCILSDIFYFQFAGSSISYFFILHLPVLLLLFFLYPKVLTNNIFVVWYLWFFVIIVFSVLGAFLYSNIGLLAQMYIYIFIPIIFFYFGYLVNFRFLFWINGFFISICFFFSVGQFLFFNYGLGGPLGLFEFLTLLINKSQIGLGVEEIGARATGFFVNPNILGFFSGLSFFFFLITKKYLKEQSIFSIIFIFLSLLCVMLSISRTSMVGLFIGYSVILFYSFKQGNKIESMKGVLGSFFAVSLSVFLMFKFSSDYYLERTVEIGNVANQGAEGSGNLSGRLNAWINLIDYVTLNPFGTIIPPQLALEESPDSQFIYFLTQGGIMLLIVFSILLLSILFIFKKTKSEYFLAVFMFVLISCLTFVSFNSFVISLFWLMIGLCFKMKDSRC; encoded by the coding sequence ATGAGTTTTTTGGTGATTAAAAAGAAGTCTATAATAAGTTTCTTGTTTTTTATTAGTTATTTCTTCTGTATTCTTTCTGATATATTTTACTTTCAATTCGCTGGTAGTTCTATTTCATATTTTTTTATTTTACACCTACCTGTTTTACTTTTACTTTTTTTTCTTTATCCAAAAGTTTTAACTAATAATATTTTTGTTGTCTGGTATTTGTGGTTTTTTGTTATAATTGTATTTTCTGTTTTGGGGGCTTTCCTCTATAGCAATATTGGATTGTTGGCACAAATGTATATATATATATTTATACCGATAATTTTCTTTTATTTTGGCTACTTAGTTAATTTTAGATTTCTATTTTGGATTAATGGTTTTTTTATATCGATTTGCTTTTTCTTCTCAGTTGGTCAGTTTCTTTTTTTTAATTATGGGTTGGGTGGGCCTTTAGGCTTATTTGAGTTTCTCACTCTCTTAATAAATAAAAGTCAAATTGGGTTGGGAGTGGAAGAAATTGGAGCAAGAGCGACAGGTTTCTTTGTAAACCCTAATATTCTTGGTTTTTTCTCAGGACTCTCTTTCTTCTTTTTCTTAATAACAAAAAAATATTTAAAAGAGCAAAGTATTTTCTCAATAATTTTTATTTTTTTAAGTCTGCTTTGTGTCATGCTGTCAATTTCTAGAACAAGTATGGTTGGATTATTTATTGGCTATAGTGTGATTTTATTTTATTCCTTTAAACAAGGAAATAAAATTGAGAGCATGAAGGGGGTATTGGGTTCTTTTTTTGCTGTATCTTTGTCTGTTTTTTTAATGTTTAAATTTTCTTCAGATTATTATTTGGAAAGGACAGTCGAGATTGGAAATGTTGCTAATCAGGGAGCAGAAGGCTCAGGTAATTTAAGCGGCCGCTTAAATGCGTGGATAAATCTTATTGACTATGTAACCCTTAATCCATTTGGGACTATCATTCCTCCTCAATTAGCCTTAGAAGAATCTCCAGATAGTCAGTTTATTTATTTCTTAACACAGGGCGGTATAATGCTCCTTATTGTTTTTTCAATCCTTTTGTTGAGTATACTATTTATTTTTAAAAAAACAAAATCAGAATATTTTTTAGCTGTTTTTATGTTTGTCTTAATAAGTTGTTTAACTTTTGTTTCATTTAACTCATTCGTAATATCTCTTTTTTGGTTAATGATTGGGCTATGTTTCAAGATGAAAGATAGTAGGTGTTAA
- the wbpD gene encoding UDP-2-acetamido-3-amino-2,3-dideoxy-D-glucuronate N-acetyltransferase yields MSFYQHETAIVDDGAQIGEDSRVWHFVHVCSGAKIGKGVSLGQNVFVGNRVVIGDHCKVQNNVSVYDNVVLEEGVFCGPSMVFTNVYNPRSLIERKDQYRDTLVKKGATLGANCTIVCGVTIGAYAFVGAGAVVNKDVPAYALMVGVPAKQIGWMSEFGEQLDLPLQGQVQVTCFHTGAVYQLDGTTLTKQS; encoded by the coding sequence ATGAGCTTTTATCAACATGAAACAGCCATAGTTGATGATGGTGCACAAATTGGTGAAGATTCACGTGTTTGGCATTTTGTTCATGTATGTAGTGGCGCCAAAATCGGTAAAGGCGTGTCTTTAGGTCAAAACGTATTTGTGGGTAACCGCGTTGTCATTGGTGATCACTGTAAAGTTCAAAATAATGTATCGGTTTACGATAATGTCGTTCTGGAAGAGGGCGTGTTTTGTGGCCCAAGCATGGTTTTTACCAATGTATATAACCCGCGCTCTTTGATAGAACGCAAAGATCAATATCGTGACACACTGGTGAAAAAGGGTGCCACATTAGGCGCAAACTGTACTATTGTCTGTGGTGTTACCATTGGTGCTTATGCATTTGTTGGAGCTGGTGCAGTCGTAAATAAAGATGTGCCTGCCTATGCGTTAATGGTGGGGGTGCCGGCTAAACAGATTGGTTGGATGAGTGAATTTGGTGAGCAGCTTGATCTTCCTTTACAAGGACAGGTACAAGTAACCTGTTTTCATACAGGAGCAGTTTATCAACTCGATGGAACGACATTAACAAAGCAGAGTTAA
- a CDS encoding lipopolysaccharide biosynthesis protein, translating into MYLKKILGYALGPIGGGILSLISLPLITWFYSVEDVGRISMLQVFTSFAVLLFGLGLDQAYVREYHETYNKALLLKTLIFPCLFFSLFSVFLILIYNSNILSIWLYGIDSTYLSVITIICFVAALLTRFLSLVLRMQDRAFAFSISQLLPKLLLLIFIIGVFLLGGPRDTFSLLSINMLSIVSAFVFYAFNTRKDWLNSIQERIDKEQLKKYFFFGFPLLIGALASWALNMSDRLFLRQFSNYHELGIYSVSMSIAGAVTIIATIFNTIWAPVVYKWVSEGSVDYNKIDEITEYLLMIIFFLAVLSGLFSWIIPFFLPSQYLTVQSLIVACVIGPLFYTLSETTAIGIAIVRKTSLLMVASIMAMLVNILGNYFLVPILGSSGSAIAFATSFWIFFVIRTEFSKLVWRDISTFRTYLITFVILILSILNVFNFKDLIPNFLIWLFMFFIGLMIFRRRILKILTLVMAKRINI; encoded by the coding sequence ATGTACCTAAAAAAAATTCTAGGCTATGCTTTAGGTCCTATAGGTGGAGGGATATTAAGCCTTATAAGCCTTCCTTTAATTACTTGGTTTTATAGCGTTGAAGATGTTGGTCGAATTTCAATGCTTCAAGTTTTTACGAGCTTTGCTGTTCTTTTATTTGGGTTAGGATTAGATCAAGCTTATGTTCGAGAGTATCATGAAACATATAATAAAGCCTTATTATTAAAAACTCTTATATTTCCTTGTCTTTTTTTTAGTCTTTTTTCTGTTTTTCTTATCCTTATATATAATTCAAATATTTTATCTATTTGGTTATACGGAATAGATAGTACATATTTAAGCGTCATAACTATAATATGCTTTGTTGCTGCATTATTAACTAGATTCCTTTCTTTAGTGTTGCGAATGCAAGATAGAGCTTTTGCTTTTTCTATTAGTCAATTATTGCCAAAATTATTGTTGTTAATTTTTATTATAGGTGTTTTCCTTTTGGGGGGGCCCAGAGATACTTTTAGTCTGTTGTCTATAAATATGTTATCAATAGTTTCTGCATTCGTATTTTATGCATTTAATACTAGAAAAGATTGGTTAAACTCTATTCAAGAGAGAATAGATAAGGAACAACTTAAAAAGTACTTTTTTTTCGGCTTCCCTTTATTGATTGGAGCTTTAGCCTCTTGGGCTTTGAATATGTCTGATAGGCTTTTTCTTCGTCAATTTTCTAATTATCATGAATTAGGTATTTACTCTGTTTCAATGAGTATAGCTGGTGCCGTAACTATTATAGCAACAATTTTTAATACGATATGGGCACCTGTAGTCTATAAATGGGTGAGTGAGGGTAGCGTAGATTATAATAAAATAGATGAGATTACTGAATATTTATTGATGATTATATTTTTTTTAGCGGTCTTATCTGGTTTGTTCTCATGGATAATTCCCTTTTTCTTGCCTAGTCAGTATTTAACAGTACAAAGTTTAATTGTAGCATGTGTAATCGGGCCACTTTTTTATACGCTCTCAGAGACAACAGCTATTGGTATCGCTATAGTAAGAAAAACGAGCTTACTTATGGTCGCTTCAATTATGGCGATGTTAGTTAACATTTTAGGGAATTATTTTTTAGTTCCTATATTAGGTTCATCAGGATCAGCTATCGCATTTGCTACTTCATTTTGGATTTTTTTTGTTATAAGAACTGAATTTTCTAAACTTGTTTGGCGAGATATTTCTACTTTTAGAACATATCTCATCACCTTTGTAATTTTAATTTTATCAATATTAAATGTTTTTAATTTTAAAGATTTAATTCCTAATTTTTTAATATGGTTGTTTATGTTTTTTATAGGCTTGATGATTTTCAGGAGAAGAATTTTAAAGATATTAACCTTGGTAATGGCTAAAAGGATTAATATATGA
- a CDS encoding glycosyltransferase, with product MKKMLVIGDGDSVFIKDFVNQYDKKGVSVDLISFGQEIKNKFVRTQKNITVKFGFSFSALNSLFELSKIIDELDDDYDVIVIHFVYFFLGPYIFKLKRKTNRLVSVIWGSDFYRIASKFKFFLQKLVFKGSDAIIFTNPKTKALFIEKKAAIATELYVARFGLPALDEIDRLKNEDYFALCTNFNLPINKIKIMVGYNANLAHQQLKVIDKVAELNIEVLDNIHLVFPLAYGGNSKELIKEALDQNKNIKYTILDQFYDFHEIAKLRSVVDILINIQPTDQFSGSMQETLYAGGWVLAGSWLPYQQLTELTSKLILIDSVEDVAEKLNVMVLNGCKKSASNNELVRNFIKKSSSWKENIPIWDDILFPNEVG from the coding sequence ATGAAAAAAATGCTTGTGATTGGAGATGGAGATTCTGTTTTTATCAAGGATTTTGTTAATCAGTATGACAAAAAGGGTGTATCAGTTGATTTAATATCCTTCGGGCAAGAGATCAAAAATAAATTTGTACGTACACAAAAGAATATCACTGTAAAATTTGGTTTTTCATTTTCAGCTTTAAATAGTCTGTTTGAATTAAGTAAGATTATTGATGAACTGGATGATGACTATGATGTCATCGTCATACATTTTGTTTATTTTTTCCTAGGACCGTATATTTTTAAATTAAAAAGAAAAACAAATCGACTGGTGTCTGTTATCTGGGGAAGTGATTTTTATCGTATTGCCTCAAAGTTTAAATTTTTTCTTCAAAAGTTAGTATTTAAAGGTTCTGATGCAATTATTTTTACAAACCCAAAAACAAAGGCTTTATTTATTGAAAAAAAAGCAGCAATAGCAACTGAGCTTTATGTAGCTAGATTTGGATTGCCTGCTTTAGACGAAATTGACCGGCTGAAAAATGAAGATTATTTTGCTTTGTGTACTAATTTTAATTTACCAATTAATAAAATAAAAATTATGGTAGGTTATAATGCTAATTTAGCGCATCAGCAATTGAAAGTAATTGATAAAGTTGCTGAGCTAAATATAGAGGTTTTAGATAATATTCATTTGGTTTTTCCACTTGCTTATGGTGGGAATAGTAAGGAATTGATTAAAGAAGCATTAGATCAAAATAAAAATATTAAATATACTATTCTAGATCAATTCTATGATTTTCATGAGATAGCTAAGTTAAGATCAGTTGTTGATATTCTTATTAATATACAACCTACAGATCAGTTCAGTGGATCTATGCAGGAAACATTATATGCTGGAGGTTGGGTGTTAGCAGGTAGTTGGTTGCCGTATCAACAACTAACAGAATTAACATCTAAATTAATATTAATTGATTCAGTAGAAGATGTTGCGGAAAAGTTGAATGTCATGGTTCTGAATGGGTGTAAAAAGTCAGCAAGTAATAATGAATTGGTTAGAAATTTTATTAAAAAATCATCAAGTTGGAAAGAAAATATTCCTATTTGGGATGATATATTATTTCCCAATGAGGTAGGGTAA
- a CDS encoding glycosyltransferase, giving the protein MKFLHCAIMLSYSSGIYQQMCWEQKAANILGKDLTVKIFCPQNTYPNHEVVFPSRMSKSTGFIKKAYAWFQIRKEFYNWLLNESSNYDVILLRYSVHDPFLLNFLNKIKIPVYLVHHTLELPELNSLGILGKCRGQADSLLGRACISKAAGIIGVTHEIVEFEQTRIIKKKEKTLVYPNGVFLESKLFNDNRSDIPEILFVASYFFEWHGLDLLLVNLKNTDEKFILHVVGNVEQADKELAINDNRVIFHGQLSTKEINDLAQKCWVGLSSFALYRKGMHEACTLKVREYLSLGLPVYSGHRDIFPEDFSYYKNGAPDFDSILEFSKDVRVSSREHVFNCSESFINKVNLVDDLINQLERLNYSCESHD; this is encoded by the coding sequence ATGAAGTTTTTACATTGTGCTATAATGCTCTCTTATTCTTCTGGTATATACCAACAAATGTGTTGGGAGCAAAAAGCAGCTAATATACTAGGTAAAGATTTAACGGTTAAAATTTTCTGCCCTCAGAATACTTATCCTAATCATGAGGTGGTTTTTCCTAGCCGTATGTCTAAATCGACAGGCTTTATTAAGAAAGCTTATGCATGGTTTCAGATAAGAAAAGAGTTTTATAATTGGCTATTAAACGAAAGCTCTAATTATGATGTGATTCTTTTAAGATATAGTGTTCATGATCCCTTCTTATTAAATTTTCTAAATAAGATCAAAATACCAGTTTATTTAGTACATCATACTCTTGAATTACCAGAACTAAATAGTCTGGGCATTTTGGGAAAGTGTCGTGGGCAAGCTGATAGTTTGCTAGGAAGAGCTTGTATATCAAAAGCAGCTGGTATAATTGGTGTGACTCATGAGATTGTTGAATTTGAGCAAACACGCATTATAAAGAAAAAAGAAAAAACATTAGTTTATCCTAATGGTGTATTTCTAGAATCAAAACTTTTTAATGATAATAGATCAGATATTCCAGAAATTTTATTTGTGGCAAGTTACTTTTTCGAATGGCACGGATTGGATCTCCTATTAGTTAACTTGAAAAATACAGATGAAAAATTTATTCTTCATGTGGTTGGTAATGTAGAGCAAGCTGATAAAGAACTAGCTATAAACGATAATCGTGTTATTTTTCATGGTCAACTTAGTACAAAAGAAATTAATGATCTAGCACAAAAATGTTGGGTTGGTTTATCCTCTTTTGCTTTATATCGAAAAGGTATGCACGAGGCTTGTACACTAAAAGTTAGAGAATATCTTAGTTTAGGGCTTCCTGTATATTCTGGGCATAGGGATATTTTTCCTGAGGACTTTTCTTATTATAAGAATGGAGCTCCTGATTTTGACTCTATTTTAGAATTCAGTAAAGATGTAAGAGTTTCTTCTAGAGAGCATGTGTTTAATTGTTCTGAGAGTTTTATTAATAAAGTTAATTTGGTTGATGATTTAATTAATCAATTGGAAAGATTAAACTATTCCTGTGAATCTCATGACTAA
- a CDS encoding DegT/DnrJ/EryC1/StrS family aminotransferase, translating into MIDFIDLKAQQNRIKDKIDAGIQSVLTHGQYILGPEVTELEEKLAAYVGVKYCITCANGTDALQIAQMAFGIGQGDEVITPGFTYIATAETVALLGAKPVYVDVNSKTYNLDVEKLEAAITPKTKAIIPVSLYGQCADFDAINAIARKYNLPVIEDAAQSFGATYKGRKSCNLSTVACTSFFPSKPLGCYGDGGAIFTNDEELAKVIRQIARHGQDRRYHHIRVGVNSRLDTIQAAILLPKLEILDDEMQARQKVAENYNQLFNQVGVHTTPYLEPHNTSAWAQYTIQVDNRAEIQKKLQEQGIPTAVHYPIPLNKQPAVADKNVSLPVGDAIAERVMSLPMHPYLSLDAQEKIVTSLG; encoded by the coding sequence ATGATTGACTTTATTGATTTAAAAGCACAGCAAAATCGAATTAAAGATAAAATTGATGCAGGTATTCAGAGTGTATTGACACATGGTCAATATATTCTGGGGCCAGAAGTAACAGAACTAGAAGAAAAGTTAGCTGCTTATGTTGGCGTAAAATACTGTATTACTTGCGCGAATGGGACAGATGCTCTGCAAATTGCACAAATGGCATTTGGGATTGGACAAGGTGATGAAGTAATTACTCCAGGTTTTACTTATATTGCTACTGCTGAAACTGTTGCATTATTAGGTGCAAAGCCTGTTTATGTCGATGTAAATTCTAAAACTTATAATTTAGATGTCGAAAAACTAGAAGCAGCAATTACACCTAAAACAAAGGCTATTATTCCTGTGAGTTTATATGGTCAGTGTGCTGACTTTGATGCCATCAATGCGATTGCCAGGAAGTATAATCTTCCTGTGATTGAAGATGCTGCACAAAGTTTTGGAGCGACTTATAAAGGTCGTAAAAGCTGTAATTTAAGTACAGTTGCTTGTACTAGTTTTTTCCCAAGTAAACCATTAGGTTGTTATGGCGATGGTGGTGCAATTTTCACTAATGACGAGGAGTTAGCTAAAGTCATTCGACAAATTGCTCGCCATGGACAAGATCGTCGTTATCACCATATTCGAGTTGGCGTTAATAGCCGTTTAGATACTATTCAAGCAGCAATTTTATTACCAAAATTAGAAATTTTGGATGATGAAATGCAGGCTCGTCAAAAAGTAGCTGAAAATTATAATCAGTTATTTAATCAAGTCGGTGTTCACACCACACCATACTTAGAGCCACATAATACCAGCGCATGGGCACAATATACGATTCAGGTCGATAATCGAGCAGAAATCCAAAAAAAGTTACAAGAGCAAGGTATTCCAACAGCTGTACATTATCCAATTCCATTGAATAAACAACCAGCAGTTGCTGATAAAAATGTATCGTTACCTGTAGGTGATGCGATTGCAGAAAGAGTAATGAGTTTGCCTATGCATCCTTATTTATCTTTAGACGCACAAGAAAAAATTGTTACATCATTAGGATAA